From one Caldithrix abyssi DSM 13497 genomic stretch:
- a CDS encoding DUF4857 domain-containing protein — MIIKISRLFIILIVILVSAVYIPEYYWLSFEKKTPSPMAYYSPILENYLIAYYDDGFYYKTKDGKRFTRDEADPLLPFFNYRILAAKGQMPDSIKGHKVDLKEIRLNNLFIRIRPKHINVPVIPLYPLMEANPPRLSLSIPDDFFRITPQGIEFINAATNELNTKKSEKFTRALKDEGFVFPAQKVFGNITTRKPFDEGYFIVDKNGQLFHLKMIDGEPFCRNTHKPDSIDVRVIFINERDLREFYGVVIDTKNQVYFLMYDQYRFQKIPISNYNPDEDNLYILGNLMYRIFNIKKDTQLLSFTTNRQYQLIATYQESWPGFYQSTAGIITKYFFPFTLQIRKSTTEFASFYFDDFSPKAIIFNVLLLFLAMYIFKKRRQKIKNSWFDLVIILVTGIYGFIGVSLFEPPVD; from the coding sequence ATGATTATAAAAATTAGCAGATTATTTATCATTTTGATTGTTATTCTGGTTTCGGCCGTTTATATTCCAGAGTATTACTGGTTAAGCTTTGAAAAAAAGACGCCATCGCCCATGGCTTATTACAGCCCAATTCTTGAGAATTATTTAATTGCATATTATGACGATGGTTTCTACTATAAAACGAAAGACGGAAAAAGGTTTACCCGCGATGAGGCAGATCCTTTATTACCTTTTTTTAATTATCGAATTCTGGCCGCCAAAGGGCAGATGCCGGACTCGATTAAAGGACACAAAGTTGATCTAAAAGAAATTCGATTGAATAATCTGTTTATTCGCATCCGTCCCAAGCATATCAATGTGCCCGTTATCCCTTTATATCCCCTTATGGAAGCCAATCCGCCCCGTTTGTCTCTTAGCATACCGGATGATTTTTTTAGAATTACGCCACAGGGGATCGAATTTATTAACGCCGCTACCAATGAACTTAACACAAAAAAATCAGAAAAATTTACCAGAGCTTTAAAAGATGAGGGATTTGTTTTTCCGGCCCAGAAAGTGTTCGGTAATATTACCACACGTAAACCGTTTGATGAAGGCTATTTTATTGTGGATAAAAACGGCCAGCTTTTTCATCTAAAAATGATTGACGGCGAACCGTTTTGCCGCAATACCCATAAGCCTGATAGTATCGATGTGCGCGTTATTTTTATTAACGAACGAGATTTAAGAGAATTTTATGGTGTTGTGATTGATACGAAAAATCAAGTTTACTTTTTAATGTATGACCAATATCGTTTTCAGAAAATTCCAATCTCAAATTATAATCCGGATGAAGATAATTTGTACATTCTGGGCAATCTTATGTACCGCATTTTTAACATTAAAAAAGACACGCAATTATTGTCGTTCACAACCAATCGTCAGTACCAGCTAATCGCTACATACCAGGAAAGCTGGCCTGGCTTTTACCAGTCAACAGCGGGAATCATCACGAAATATTTTTTTCCTTTTACGCTGCAAATTCGGAAAAGTACTACGGAGTTTGCCAGCTTTTATTTCGATGATTTTTCGCCCAAAGCCATTATTTTTAATGTCTTGTTATTGTTTTTGGCTATGTATATTTTCAAAAAACGGAGGCAGAAGATTAAAAATAGCTGGTTTGATCTGGTCATTATTTTAGTGACAGGAATTTATGGTTTTATTGGCGTTTCACTTTTTGAACCGCCGGTCGATTAA
- a CDS encoding YCF48-related protein: MRYYLQVILILGMASFLFGQSWEVVKEGEMEYYPNSGVFFNADTGLFVGDDGAVMMTTDGGVSGDIVRYPEYDGAPSWSDVGFANNLVGYACASSGGCIYKTEDGGYTWTQVGDTAQFTFDLNNIAVVNENTVYVAGDDGVLKTTDGGVTWTKSNYTFEVSGTVQKLDGGIAFCNENVGVVATGANKGATWYTHDGGQTWNFVQLIFPGGISKRLYDVDAYGDSTIAIVGYHFTVFLSQDGGKTYQQIANWSTNYVQFYSVQLLNENTVVAGGSDGHVTMTTDGGNSWNDIDIPAAHSVIFVYFLDANTGYVFARDGQWFKTTDGGVTYTPLLGWPNVDFKGLAISPANTILGVCFKGDATISTDGGYNWTYPDNLLVGARSTLYTADFANENLALAGGYKGILYRSTDGGLTWQEVPNPMYDEGKSIYVVRFVDENLAFAAGSKGYIMKSEDGGQTWTLVGNSETSTIYDIWPVASKQILAGCYSGKLLVSTATLDSFYLKYDYGSMNLREIEFRGDHGVVVGTKGYIFHTTVANWDTLQEVFVEPDGDDFFGVAFVNDTLVYAVGEKGKIYYSNDAGLTWQKDDSVTTQNLERVEYAQGKLWVVGANGVILKKDFEPQVATQNLFINEFMASNDSAFADEYGEYDDWIEIYNANDFPVDIGGMYITDDLGEPTAYQIPDTLPAATTIPANGFLILWADKQPEQGVLHVNIKLSASGEQIGLSEYFEGSYRFIDSLTFGEQTTDISYGRRDDGGSEWVFFSTATPGETNANGVIVSIDHSPTATITDYELKQNYPNPFNPLTTIEFSLKKADQTTLTIYNVAGQKVATVINKKLNPGAYKVKINAGKFASGVYFYELKSGNFKAIRKMLLVK; encoded by the coding sequence ATGCGGTATTATTTACAAGTTATTTTAATTCTTGGGATGGCAAGTTTTTTGTTCGGTCAATCCTGGGAGGTGGTTAAAGAAGGGGAGATGGAATATTATCCCAACAGCGGCGTGTTTTTTAATGCCGATACCGGCCTGTTCGTCGGGGATGATGGGGCGGTAATGATGACCACGGATGGCGGAGTAAGCGGAGATATTGTACGCTATCCGGAATATGATGGAGCTCCCAGCTGGTCAGACGTCGGTTTTGCCAACAATCTGGTAGGATATGCCTGCGCATCGAGCGGCGGTTGTATTTACAAAACGGAAGATGGCGGCTACACCTGGACGCAGGTTGGCGATACCGCCCAGTTCACATTCGATTTAAACAATATTGCCGTGGTGAATGAAAATACGGTTTATGTGGCCGGTGATGACGGCGTATTAAAAACGACCGATGGCGGCGTAACATGGACGAAAAGTAATTATACGTTTGAGGTAAGCGGAACCGTTCAAAAATTGGATGGCGGCATTGCGTTTTGTAACGAGAACGTTGGCGTGGTGGCGACCGGCGCAAATAAAGGCGCTACCTGGTACACCCATGACGGCGGGCAAACCTGGAATTTTGTGCAGCTTATTTTTCCGGGAGGCATTAGTAAACGCCTGTACGATGTAGACGCTTATGGCGATTCGACCATTGCCATTGTCGGCTACCATTTTACAGTTTTCCTTTCTCAGGATGGTGGAAAAACCTATCAACAAATCGCCAACTGGTCTACCAATTATGTCCAGTTTTATTCAGTTCAACTTTTAAATGAAAATACGGTTGTTGCCGGCGGATCGGATGGGCATGTGACAATGACGACGGATGGGGGGAATTCCTGGAACGACATCGATATCCCGGCAGCTCATTCAGTTATATTTGTCTATTTCCTGGATGCAAACACAGGCTATGTTTTTGCCAGAGACGGACAGTGGTTCAAAACAACGGATGGCGGAGTCACTTACACGCCATTGTTGGGATGGCCCAATGTAGATTTTAAAGGACTGGCCATTTCGCCTGCTAATACTATTCTCGGCGTTTGTTTTAAAGGCGATGCCACCATCAGCACAGACGGAGGATATAACTGGACCTATCCGGATAACCTGCTGGTTGGCGCAAGAAGTACGCTGTACACTGCCGATTTTGCCAATGAAAACCTTGCACTTGCCGGCGGCTATAAAGGAATTCTCTACCGCAGCACGGACGGCGGGTTGACCTGGCAGGAAGTTCCTAATCCAATGTATGATGAAGGCAAAAGTATTTACGTTGTTCGTTTTGTGGATGAAAATCTGGCTTTTGCAGCGGGCAGTAAAGGTTACATCATGAAATCGGAAGATGGCGGGCAAACCTGGACGCTGGTCGGTAATTCCGAAACAAGTACCATCTATGACATCTGGCCGGTTGCCAGCAAGCAAATACTGGCTGGCTGTTACAGCGGAAAGTTGCTGGTCTCAACCGCAACGCTGGATTCTTTTTACCTGAAATATGATTACGGTTCAATGAACTTAAGAGAAATTGAGTTCAGAGGCGACCACGGCGTGGTTGTTGGCACCAAAGGCTATATTTTTCACACAACGGTTGCAAATTGGGATACCTTGCAGGAAGTATTTGTAGAACCGGATGGCGATGATTTCTTTGGCGTGGCCTTTGTAAACGATACCCTGGTTTACGCGGTTGGCGAAAAGGGCAAAATTTATTATTCCAACGATGCCGGTCTTACCTGGCAAAAAGACGATAGCGTGACCACCCAGAATCTGGAACGCGTGGAATATGCTCAGGGAAAATTGTGGGTAGTAGGCGCAAATGGCGTAATTTTGAAAAAAGATTTTGAACCGCAAGTGGCCACGCAAAACTTGTTTATCAATGAATTTATGGCTTCTAATGATTCCGCTTTTGCCGATGAATACGGTGAATACGATGACTGGATCGAAATTTACAATGCCAATGATTTTCCAGTGGACATCGGCGGCATGTACATTACAGATGATCTTGGCGAGCCGACAGCCTATCAGATACCAGACACCCTGCCTGCTGCTACAACTATTCCGGCCAACGGATTTCTGATTTTATGGGCCGATAAACAGCCCGAACAAGGCGTTTTGCATGTGAACATTAAATTGAGCGCTTCCGGAGAACAAATCGGGCTTAGTGAATACTTTGAAGGCAGCTATCGCTTCATCGATTCGTTGACCTTTGGCGAACAAACAACGGATATTTCTTACGGACGCAGAGACGATGGCGGCTCGGAATGGGTTTTCTTTAGCACGGCCACACCTGGCGAAACCAATGCTAATGGCGTTATTGTCAGCATTGACCATTCGCCAACGGCAACCATCACCGATTACGAATTAAAACAAAATTATCCCAATCCATTTAACCCGCTGACGACAATCGAATTTTCCTTGAAAAAAGCCGATCAGACGACCCTGACCATTTACAATGTTGCGGGACAGAAAGTTGCAACCGTTATCAATAAAAAGCTGAATCCGGGCGCATACAAGGTTAAAATTAATGCAGGCAAGTTTGCCAGCGGCGTTTATTTTTATGAACTGAAAAGCGGTAATTTTAAAGCGATTCGCAAAATGTTGCTTGTTAAATAG
- a CDS encoding ATP-binding cassette domain-containing protein, whose amino-acid sequence MENVVECVNLTHYYGKRLIYENLNFVIKKGSIFGLLGKNGTGKTTTINILHGYLRPHSGHCYIFGEDSQHLSPQTKARMGFLMEGHIQYNFMTITQIEKFYSAFYPKWKKEAYYDLMEKLEVEPQQKLSTMSCGQRSQVALGLILAQDPDLMILDDYSMGLDAGYRRLFLDYLKEYAIGRGKTIFITSHIIQDLEGLVEDIVVLDYKGVLLTSTVKEFKANFKQFTFDLPEGHHVSLHKDDVIANFEIFKTRGIVYSFKTQDKVEEHLKKLNVPFKNIKQVPMTLEDAFIGLTGKY is encoded by the coding sequence ATGGAAAATGTTGTAGAATGCGTTAACCTAACGCATTATTATGGAAAGCGGTTGATTTATGAAAATCTGAATTTTGTCATCAAGAAAGGGAGTATTTTTGGTCTGTTAGGGAAAAACGGAACGGGCAAGACTACAACGATTAATATCTTACACGGCTATTTGCGCCCCCATTCCGGACATTGCTACATTTTTGGTGAAGATTCGCAGCATTTAAGTCCGCAAACAAAAGCCAGAATGGGCTTTTTAATGGAAGGTCATATTCAATATAATTTTATGACCATCACCCAAATTGAAAAATTTTACTCCGCCTTTTATCCTAAGTGGAAAAAAGAGGCTTATTACGATTTAATGGAGAAGTTAGAGGTTGAACCGCAACAAAAGCTTTCTACCATGTCTTGTGGACAGCGTTCTCAGGTCGCTTTAGGATTGATCCTGGCACAGGATCCGGATTTAATGATATTAGATGACTATTCCATGGGATTGGATGCCGGTTACCGCCGGTTGTTCCTGGACTATTTAAAAGAATATGCCATCGGGCGAGGGAAAACAATTTTCATTACATCGCATATTATTCAGGATCTGGAAGGGCTGGTGGAAGATATCGTTGTTCTGGATTACAAAGGCGTATTGCTTACCAGCACGGTTAAGGAGTTTAAAGCAAATTTTAAACAATTTACCTTCGACCTTCCAGAAGGTCACCATGTTAGCCTTCATAAAGATGATGTGATTGCGAATTTTGAGATTTTTAAAACCAGAGGCATAGTTTATTCCTTTAAAACACAGGACAAAGTAGAGGAGCATCTGAAAAAATTAAACGTGCCATTTAAAAACATTAAACAGGTGCCCATGACTCTGGAAGATGCCTTTATTGGTTTAACTGGAAAATATTAG